In Bradyrhizobium sp. CCBAU 051011, the following are encoded in one genomic region:
- a CDS encoding pyridoxal phosphate-dependent aminotransferase — protein MPFLSASLARVKPSATIAVTDKARALKAAGRNVIGLGAGEPDFDTPANIKLAAIRAIEAGKTKYTDVGGIPELKEAIIAKFQRENGLTYKPNQIIVGTGGKQVLYNALMATLNPGDEVIIPAPYWVSYPEMVALAGGESVPVVCPASSGFKLRPEDLEKAITAKTKWIILCSPSNPTGAAYTRTELKAITDVLVKHPHVWVMTDDMYEHLVYDDFQFATPAQVEPKLYERTLTVNGVSKAYCMTGWRIGYAGGPADLIKAMATIQSQSTSNPSSIAQWASVEALNGPQDFIPVHNKVFKERRDLVVSMLNQANGIECPRPEGAFYVYPSCAGTIGKTTPSGKVIANDEDFVTELLENEGVAVVQGSAFGLGPAFRISYATKTSDLEDACKRIQRFCGNLR, from the coding sequence ATGCCCTTCCTGTCCGCCTCGCTCGCCCGTGTGAAGCCGTCCGCGACGATCGCGGTCACGGACAAAGCGCGCGCGCTGAAAGCGGCGGGTCGCAACGTCATCGGTCTCGGCGCCGGTGAGCCGGATTTCGATACGCCCGCCAACATCAAGCTGGCGGCGATCCGCGCCATCGAGGCCGGCAAGACCAAGTACACCGATGTCGGTGGCATTCCCGAGCTGAAGGAAGCCATCATCGCCAAGTTCCAGCGCGAGAACGGCCTGACCTACAAGCCGAACCAGATCATCGTCGGCACCGGCGGCAAGCAGGTGCTCTACAACGCGCTGATGGCGACGTTGAACCCCGGCGACGAGGTCATCATCCCGGCGCCGTACTGGGTCAGTTATCCCGAGATGGTGGCGCTCGCCGGCGGCGAGTCGGTGCCGGTGGTGTGCCCGGCCTCCAGCGGCTTCAAGCTGCGCCCGGAGGATCTGGAAAAGGCGATCACGGCGAAAACCAAGTGGATCATTCTCTGTTCTCCGTCGAACCCGACCGGCGCCGCCTACACGCGTACCGAACTGAAGGCGATCACCGACGTGCTGGTGAAGCATCCGCATGTCTGGGTGATGACCGACGACATGTATGAGCACCTGGTCTATGACGACTTCCAGTTCGCCACGCCTGCGCAGGTCGAGCCGAAACTGTATGAGCGCACGCTGACCGTGAATGGCGTCTCGAAGGCCTATTGCATGACCGGCTGGCGCATCGGTTACGCCGGCGGCCCGGCCGACTTGATCAAGGCGATGGCGACGATCCAGTCGCAGTCGACCTCGAACCCGTCGTCGATCGCGCAGTGGGCGTCGGTGGAGGCGCTGAACGGTCCGCAGGACTTCATCCCGGTGCACAACAAGGTGTTCAAGGAGCGCCGCGATCTCGTGGTGTCGATGCTCAACCAGGCCAACGGCATCGAGTGTCCGCGGCCGGAAGGCGCGTTCTACGTCTATCCGTCCTGCGCCGGCACCATCGGCAAGACCACGCCGTCGGGCAAGGTGATCGCCAACGATGAGGACTTCGTCACGGAGCTGTTGGAGAACGAAGGCGTCGCCGTCGTGCAGGGGTCCGCGTTCGGCCTCGGCCCGGCGTTCCGCATCTCCTATGCGACCAAAACCTCCGACCTCGAAGACGCCTGCAAGCGCATCCAGCGCTTCTGCGGCAATTTGCGATAA